In the genome of Candidatus Bathyarchaeota archaeon, the window TATGAATGTCGACGCCGTTTCCGTAGAGCCAATCCAGTTCCTCCTTCACTTTACCTGAGGCCTCTACCTTTAAGAGTTTATCGAGCCTCCCCCCTAAGTTCTCCGCTCTCTCCATTATTATGAGTATGTCAACGTCGCTGTCCTCCTCAGCAGCCCCCCTAGCTACGCTCCCATAGACGACTATGCTCCTCACATCCGATACTTTTCTCAAGATCTCCATGGAGGCGAGGCCTATCAATCGGCAATACCTCCCCTGCTTGAACCTCCATAAGTTGGTTATCCTACCGGAGAGTATGTGGATTAGGACTTCCGGGTCGCACAGCCTGTAGCCTCTCCTCCTATTGGATCTTCCGTGAACGTAGAGGCCCCCCACCTCCTTCAACCTCGCCAAGGCGACCTTAGCGGTCGATTTCGATTTGGAGAACTTAAGGGCATCTTCAAAATAGAATATCTCTCCTCCAAAATTCACG includes:
- a CDS encoding nucleotidyltransferase domain-containing protein; amino-acid sequence: MLTYMASRWIGELYANLYVNFGGEIFYFEDALKFSKSKSTAKVALARLKEVGGLYVHGRSNRRRGYRLCDPEVLIHILSGRITNLWRFKQGRYCRLIGLASMEILRKVSDVRSIVVYGSVARGAAEEDSDVDILIIMERAENLGGRLDKLLKVEASGKVKEELDWLYGNGVDIHISFLPPKH